The Euwallacea similis isolate ESF13 chromosome 12, ESF131.1, whole genome shotgun sequence region AAGTGAAGCAGatccaaatattcaaaattatctaGGCTATACGCCTATATCCACTGCTGCATTTAATGGTAAAGTAGAAGTAGTAAAACTACTACTTGAACATGGTGTAGatccaaataattttcaagatagtAGCGTTTCTTCTCTATATTCTGCTATCAGAACCAATAAATTAGAAGTAGCCAAACTATTACTTGAGCATGGTGCTGATCCAAAAACTTCAAATGCTCTCGGAGCTATTACGTTTTATGCTCGAGATGATattatagaaataataaaactactATTTAAGCATGGTGTAAATCCAGAGGCCCAATATAAAGGAGTTGCACTTATACATGTTGCTGCAAAGTACGGTTACTTGGAAATAGCAAAATCATTACTTAATCACGGCATAAGCCCTAATGTTAAAAGTGATCAAGGTGCCACACCTATAGCTTTTGCTGCATCTTATAGTCAATTAGAGATGATAAAATTGTTGCTTGAACATAGTGCAGATCCAAATGTTCAAGATAATAATGGGAATACACCTATGCATCATGCTGCGTTTCGTGGTCCCTTGGAAAAAGTACAATTGTTAGTTAATCATGGTGCAAATCCAAATATCCAAAATAATAAAGGAGTTAGACCTATATATGAGGCTGCATTCTCTGGCAAATTAGAGACAGTggaattattactaaaaatataacacaGTTTCAAATAGCTACATCACACCTATTCATAATGCTATAAAGCAGGGAAATAAATTAGAAGTGGTTAAGCTATTGCTTGAATATAACACAAGCCCAAGCCTTAAAGCAAAAGGAATGTGTCTTGCTGCATTTTCAAACGAATtagcaatattaaaattcctacTAGAACAAGGTGTAAATCCAAGTGGTCAATGTAGTGATGATGGCGCTACCCCTATATCTCTTGCTAAACAGCAAGGCAACTCAGAAATAGCAAAATTCCTGCTTGAATATAGCGCAAACCCTTGATATTACAAAAAGTGACCTTACCCAGAAAAAGTAGAGAGAAAGTTAAGACGTTTTTATCATGAGAATAAATTGTGCAGGAATGCAATAGTTAagggagtgttaaataaactgtgtcaaaccgaaaaacaaagtaataattgatataaaaaaatggaggtttgacatgagtcaaaaaatagcaaatagaACTAACGGATTGGTAGATTACAAAGAACtagaatcaaatattttatcatctaTCAGAGAAGGTAAACCGCTAACAGGAAGGGGTGGAGCATTAACACCATTGATAAAAAGGCTGTTGGAGGCAAGCTTGGAAggtgaaatagaaaatcacttatcaaatgaagatgaagaaatgcGAAGACTTTGCGCACAAGTGCAGGGTCGTTTGAGCTTTTAACGCCAAGAGATAGAGAAGGAAGTTTTGAACCGCAAATAGTCAGAAAAAGACAAACAAGCCTACATCCAGAGCTTGAAGCAAAGGTATTAAGTACATTTGCCAGTGGTATGGGCTATAGAGATATAGCGTCATATGTCGAGGAAATTTATGATCACAAAATATCGGCAGCAGAGATATCCAGCATTACTGATAAACTGCTACCAGTAATCAATGAATGGCGCAACCGTCCGCTGTAAGCGATTTATCCAATAGTTTTTATGGATGGAATGTTCTTTAAAGTGAAAGAAGATGGACGTTGTGTAAGTAAATGTATGTACAATATATTAGGTATAGACCAGAAtggcagaaaagaagttttgggCTTTTATTTAGCTGAAAGCGAAGGAGTTAACTTCTGGTTAGGGGTGCTAAATGACCTCAAAGAAAGAGGGGTAGAAGATGTTCTAATTGCATGTGTTGATGGTCTAAAAAGCTTTCCTACAGCAATAAACAGCGTATTTCCTAACGCAGAGGTACAGCTATGTATCGTGCatcaaataaggaatttactaaaatatgtatcgagcaaagatgtaaaagttttcatgaatgatttgaaaaaaatatatcgtgcTACAAGTAGAGAAATTGCTGAGAATTACTTACTTGAgctggaagaaaaatggggAGAAAAGTATCCATTGGTTGTAAAATCGTGGCAGaacaattgggaaaatttgtctGGTTATTTCAAGTATTCTGGCCCTGTTAGAAGCCTAATTTATACTACCAACCCAATTGAGGGGTTGCATAGACAGATcagaaaattcactaaaactaAGGGTTCATTTACCAGCACAAATGCCTTGTATAAACAGGTATATTGTGCTATAAAGAAAGCAGAGGAAAAATGGACTATGCCTGTACATGACTGGGCGTTAACCATCTCTCagcttgatattttctttcctggtagattgaaaattgagttgaattaaaaatgcggtttgacacagtttatttaacactccccTGTTCAATGAATGTATGCTTACAGTATTAGTGTGACTCATCGAGGAATTAGGTGTGTATTcttttttagctttttctGTTAATTGGTATTCGTTTACTCCTCCTTGAGTTTGATTACACATTCCCTGATCTGtagataaaaatttatctcTTATGCTTGATGTCAGTTGTAACTCTTGAAtcttatctaaaaaaaatctcattctAGCTTCTACTAGCTCTTTCACAACAATTTCTTTAAGTAATTCTACTGAgtcgttattattattattcttgcTATTAAAGCTGTGCAAGATAGAGTCTACAATCTTATTTACCCCTTCTTGTTtgttaaattctaatttttttacgcaTTTTCTAACAGAAGGTGACAACTTGGCTTTTAACGTGTCATCTCGTAGTTCTTTAcccatattttttccaatgttaCAATGTTCGTTGACAACTTCTTTAACCTTAGCTTCTATGATCTCCCTTGCGGattgtttcaaattacttTCTAATAATTCAAGCAGCTTACTGCTTTCAAATTTGCCATCATCTTGATTTGATAGAGACTTTATAGTTTCATTAAGCACGTTATGGCAAAAGTGTTTCTCTTTAAATTCaggaaaacctttttttaactCCTCGTTTTTCCCAGATAAAAAGTTATTGAGACCCTTATCCCTAGAAAGCTTATTGGGCAAGTTTCGTAATTTTGAAAGAGTTGATTTTGCAGTAGATACTGTACTCACTGCACCTGCCTTTTTAGCCAATTGACCTTCTTTTGCTTCCTGTAGTTTCTTAGTGTCAGCTTTCAATTGACCTTCTAAATCAATCTCCAATTGTTGTTTAGATTCTTGAACACTTTGTAATTGCTTCCCCAAGTTCTCCATTTCACCCAATTGAGTAGTCAATGTATTCACACTTAATCGTAGAGCTTTGTTTTCATGACCTAAGTCACTgactttattttctaattcagTATTTTTGTCTTTAGCCTGACACAATTTATCAGTCTGTGATTTAAGTAAAGCCACTAATTTGCTAGCTTGCCATTGTtgattcaattaatttatcctCCTTGTCCTTTAACCTACTCTTAAGTTCTATTATTTGTGCTTGCAGACTTTCATTATCTTTCCTAGTAGCTTCAATTTCTTCTCCTTGCTCTCTTATTATCATGTATTGATCAAATATAGTTTTCTGTTGTTCATCAACTTTATCCTGCATTGCTTTTTTATCTTGTTTGTATTTGGTTAGTTCCTCTTCTCGTTCGCCTGCATCTTCTGTAAGTCCCTTATAACTCTTTTCAAGTCCTTCAATTGCAGATCGTAATTctctattttcttcttttaaggAAGCATTTTGTAAACGTTCAAGTTCTAATTCCTGATTTATGCCCTCCAGCTGTTCTTCTAATGCTTCATCATCTTTCTCTGTTATCAATGCTACTCCATCAGTCTGAACCCCTCCATCTTTGTTTATCACTACACTTTGGCTCTCTTTCTCTACAACTTCAGGTTTTAAGTCAACTTGAACACTTCCATCTATTGTCTTAAAAGCATCAGTTTGAACTTCATTGTTTGCAGTAGTTTTATCGTagtacaaaatattttctgccCATCTATTCCATCTCTTGGGCAATATTCGTCCAATCGTTTTTAGATATAACCAAGCAAATACAGTAGACCagctgtattttttttcctttcgcttaatattaatttcataattaac contains the following coding sequences:
- the LOC136412545 gene encoding ankyrin-1-like translates to MVQTQISTTTQKNIQRDKSIPLYIAANYGYLEIAKLLLKSEADPNIQNYLGYTPISTAAFNGKVEVVKLLLEHGVDPNNFQDSSVSSLYSAIRTNKLEVAKLLLEHGADPKTSNALGAITFYARDDIIEIIKLLFKHGVNPEAQYKGVALIHVAAKYGYLEIAKSLLNHGISPNVKSDQGATPIAFAASYSQLEMIKLLLEHSADPNVQDNNGNTPMHHAAFRGPLEKVQFYITPIHNAIKQGNKLEVVKLLLEYNTSPSLKAKGMCLAAFSNELAILKFLLEQGVNPSGQCSDDGATPISLAKQQGNSEIAKFLLEYSANP
- the LOC136412546 gene encoding myosin heavy chain, clone 203-like yields the protein MTPFFFLDSSSQGTGMTASLTTVIPLRVSGIYAKRYRGGMTALHIIELYRSALRNKIPNTTGGFMNKKFLYSPLSIKSIGENGVFSGYASVFNIVDKQNDLILPGAFKENLNRNKIKLLWQHNPDEPIGSIIDIYENDKAEEAYLMLKTGTINGLSIGYIPIEYDVDHKSGARVLKQVELWEVSLVTFPANLAAQRWNRWAENILYYDKTTANNEVQTDAFKTIDGSVQVDLKPEVVEKESQSVVINKDGGVQTDGVALITEKDDEALEEQLEGINQELELERLQNASLKEENRELRSAIEGLEKSYKGLTEDAGEREEELTKYKQDKKAMQDKVDEQQKTIFDQYMIIREQGEEIEATRKDNESLQAQIIELKSRLKDKEDKLIESTMAKDKNTELENKVSDLGHENKALRLSVNTLTTQLGEMENLGKQLQSVQESKQQLEIDLEGQLKADTKKLQEAKEGQLAKKAGAVSTVSTAKSTLSKLRNLPNKLSRDKGLNNFLSGKNEELKKGFPEFKEKHFCHNVLNETIKSLSNQDDGKFESSKLLELLESNLKQSAREIIEAKVKEVVNEHCNIGKNMGKELRDDTLKAKLSPSVRKCVKKLEFNKQEGVNKIVDSILHSFNSKNNNNNDSVELLKEIVVKELVEARMRFFLDKIQELQLTSSIRDKFLSTDQGMCNQTQGGVNEYQLTEKAKKEYTPNSSMSHTNTVSIHSLNRGVLNKLCQTAFLIQLNFQSTRKENIKLRDG